A window from Salvelinus sp. IW2-2015 linkage group LG5, ASM291031v2, whole genome shotgun sequence encodes these proteins:
- the LOC111964362 gene encoding endosialin-like: MVQMGKMSCALRSCALLAVLCACWPPWTLGQELQEQDALCTADGCYAVYFQRKTFRESARFCKDKRGSLATLKSSEEAAMVHELLSSVEQRGPRARVRLWIGLHRQPRQCSATRPLRGFQWITGEQDTQYRNWLRADSPSTCAAPRCVVISVNTAADTREQHDNFKWLDGSCSLAVDGFMCHYTYRGMCPSLKSEGGGPALYTTPFSLLSTILTHIPFGSVATLPCQDHEDNVGDQSVLCILREDGSVGWSKDAPLCSDGPQDWCEDENGGCEHFCQNADTHYYCECSEGFTLAEDGQTCQPNRSCGTANCEFDCEETTKGFRCKCPNGYLLAPGGRNCLDVDECLQAPCPHICVNSPGTFECRCNEGYEPDEDGECVDVDECKDSSSCAHRCENTPGSYACHCRQGFTELPDDPGLCQDIDDCQISTSCHQKCLNYVGGFECYCEPGYELQSDQYSCMAIPEGEHEYSSTATSSYQTSFSWVPEFPNWVTDTTALEWLTEQTSLERLPTEKTASMPVPHRPSNDHNSHWDVLTRRKPAQNTITPSPSSSSQEDDVTQSQAGDPSVVSSVSDSHPPAVQNDRGAGGVVETPDSNSEVKAATTPTITPRVPLPAQTTAFALGSERPDSKGKRKQDKSWLLVALLVPLCVFIVVMLALGIVYCTSCAVEQNKRITDCYRWIVTSKSEDKNKAKSPA; encoded by the coding sequence ATGGTACAGATGGGGAAGATGAGCTGTGCCTTGCGCTCCTGTGCTCTTCTGGCAGTCTTGTGTGCCTGCTGGCCTCCCTGGACTCTGGGACAAGAGCTGCAGGAACAAGATGCCCTCTGCACTGCAGATGGCTGCTACGCCGTCTATTTCCAACGTAAGACCTTCCGGGAATCTGCAAGGTTCTGCAAGGACAAACGTGGTTCCCTGGCAACCCTAAAGAGTTCTGAGGAAGCGGCTATGGTCCATGAGCTCCTTTCGTCGGTGGAGCAGCGCGGCCCTCGGGCCAGGGTCAGACTGTGGATTGGGCTCCATCGCCAGCCCAGGCAGTGCTCTGCCACACGCCCACTCAGGGGATTCCAATGGATCACAGGTGAACAGGACACCCAGTACAGAAACTGGCTGAGAGCGGACTCACCTAGTACCTGTGCCGCGCCCCGCTGTGTCGTCATAAGCGTCAACACTGCTGCTGACACCCGGGAGCAGCACGACAACTTCAAGTGGCTGGATGGCTCCTGCTCACTGGCTGTGGATGGATTCATGTGTCACTACACCTACCGGGGGATGTGCCCTTCTCTGAAGAGTGAGGGAGGCGGACCTGCACTGTATACCACCCCTTTCAGCCTTCTCAGCACCATCCTCACTCACATCCCCTTTGGTTCAGTAGCCACCTTGCCCTGCCAAGACCATGAGGACAATGTAGGAGACCAGTCTGTTCTTTGCATTCTGAGGGAGGATGGGAGTGTGGGCTGGTCAAAGGACGCCCCCCTCTGCTCTGATGGCCCCCAGGACTGGTGTGAAGAYGAAAATGGTGGCTGTGAGCATTTCTGTCAGAATGCTGACACACACTATTACTGTGAGTGTTCTGAAGGCTTCACACTGGCAGAGGACGGCCAGACCTGCCAGCCGAACCGTTCCTGTGGCACGGCCAACTGTGAGTTTGACTGTGAAGAGACTACTAAGGGATTCCGCTGCAAATGTCCAAATGGTTACCTGTTGGCACCTGGTGGACGCAACTGCCTGGATGTTGATGAGTGTCTGCAGGCGCCCTGCCCTCATATCTGTGTAAATTCTCCTGGGACATTTGAGTGTCGCTGCAATGAGGGCTACGAGCCCGATGAAGATGGAGAATGTGTGGATGTTGATGAATGCAAAGATTCCAGCAGCTGTGCACACAGATGTGAGAACACCCCTGGTTCCTATGCATGCCACTGCCGCCAAGGCTTCACTGAGCTGCCTGATGATCCAGGCTTATGCCAGGACATCGATGATTGTCAGATCTCCACAAGCTGCCACCAGAAGTGTCTCAACTATGTGGGTGGGTTTGAGTGCTATTGTGAGCCAGGGTACGAGCTGCAGTCAGACCAGTATTCCTGTATGGCCATTCCAGAGGGTGAACATGAGTATTCATCCACAGCTACCTCATCCTACCAAACCTCTTTCTCCTGGGTCCCCGAATTCCCAAACTGGGTTACCGACACCACAGCTTTGGAGTGGCTGACAGAGCAGACCAGCCTTGAGAGGCTTCCTACTGAGAAGACAGCCTCTATGCCGGTTCCACACAGGCCGTCAAATGACCATAACTCACACTGGGATGTTCTCACACGGAGAAAGCCCGCTCAGAACACTATCACACCCTCGCCCAGCTCATCCTCACAGGAAGATGATGTCACTCAAAGCCAAGCAGGTGATCCCTCAGTGGTCTCCAGCGTTAGTGACAGCCACCCCCCAGCAGTCCAGAATGACAGGGGGGCTGGGGGAGTGGTAGAAACCCCAGACAGTAACTCTGAGGTTAAGGCCGCCACCACCCCCACCATCACACCCAGAGTCCCACTTCCAGCCCAAACAACAGCATTCGCATTAGGGTCAGAGCGGCCTGACAGTAAGGGCAAAAGGAAGCAGGACAAGAGCTGGCTTCTCGTAGCACTCCTGGTGCCCCTGTGTGTTTTCATTGTGGTGATGCTGGCTCTGGGCATTGTGTACTGCACTAGCTGTGCTGTAGAACaaaacaagagaatcactgactgTTACCGCTGGATCGTCACCTCCAAATCAGAGGACAAGAACAAGGCGAAATCTCCTGCTTGA
- the hif1al2 gene encoding hypoxia inducible factor 1 subunit alpha, like 2: MFPHLGNSLEDACDQKLHKTKRQKDRINGQKRSRVRTERLRAQSRVAAKSRRERERRLFGELAALLPLPSGLTGHIDKASIVRLTLDSLRLRALLDHRDNVTPETRVCSDTVHFTMHGRYPMAGISSVETVLESAVGGFMLLVSQNGQVIFTTGDIRTHTGINQMDLIGRSLFDFMHHCDQREVRDILSKMIDTERQQQCDFLLRVKSTLTSQGRAVNHRHTRWKVIHCVGVKKQSHLPESACLVLLCRPLPISQCIIRDASLNHKTFLSGHRPDMRFTYCHSGVKELTGYTETELLGQSVYQYYHTSDCQHIHKAHQSLLSKGQATMGRYRLLLKGGGYVWAETDASVVYNNQTGQPQSVVCINYILSEVELPEMVFSLQQIEPLLRPCYSELEVGPTLQNEAYPAAETAGHLRNTKIPTPEHNNEIQTYEGYAELNREDQMNMNSLSELCELDLDSLAPYIPMDGEDFLLTPVLDGILAMIEGPVLPSGLEGHCSLGKFPISAGSFTTLQMKALQIEPPCDSGGSHTVKEFGDYMKSVYRGGSAVFKEGPDHAGLEGLVPNKQWSEKHMSCRHPQVLMTAAARLPYRTVEYFPIHPQDGSTCLCGSRQGLWKYTQQPKIPSTGLQPPTNHIDEMSTXHVPFSLPVLSRLDCEVTLGPTSCLLQGSEITSVLDQAPSRFLHMTTWGINQLSTQYAHPCYAPRSAIEVSSGTSTSYAEWIT, encoded by the exons ATGTTTCCTCATTTAGGAAATTCTCTGGAAGATGCTTGTGATCAAAAGCTCCACAAAAcaaagagacagaaggacagaattAATGGACagaagagaagcag GGTGAGAACGGAGCGGTTGCGGGCCCAGTCCCGTGTTGCAGCtaagagcaggagggagagagagagacgtttgtTTGGGGAGCTGGCAGCATTGCTACCTCTGCCCTCTGGTCTGACTGGCCACATAGACAAGGCTTCTATCGTCAGACTCACACTGGACTCCCTGCGTCTGAGAGCACTGCTAGACCATCGAGACAATGTCACACCAGAGACGAGGGTCTGCTCTGACACAGTCCACTTCACCATGCACG GCCGATACCCAATGGCTgggatttcctctgtggagacagtGCTGGAGTCTGCTGTTGGGGGTTTCATGCTCTTGGTGTCTCAGAACGGCCAGGTTATCTTCACTACAGGGGACATAAGGACACACACTGGCATCAACCAG ATGGATCTGATTGGTAGGAGTCTGTTTGACTTCATGCACCACTGTGACCAGAGAGAAGTCAGAGATATCCTCTCAAAAATGATAG ATACTGAGAGACAACAGCAGTGTGACTTCCTCCTCCGTGTGAAGAGCACTCTGACCTCTCAGGGTCGAGCTgtcaaccacagacacacacgatgGAAG gtgatTCACTGCGTTGGGGTTAAGAAACAATCTCACCTCCCAGAGTCAGCCTGTCTTGTCCTATTGTGCCGACCCTTACCCATCTCACAATGCATCATCAGGGATGCCAGCTTGAATCACAAGACCTTCCTGAGCGGACATCGCCCGGACATGAGGTTCACCTACTGCCATTCAGG TGTCAAGGAGCTGACTGGATATACAGAAACAGAACTTCTGGGCCAGTCTGTGTATCAGTATTACCACACATCTGACTGCCAGCACATTCACAAAGCACACCAGAGCT TGCTCTCTAAGGGACAGGCTACCATGGGCAGGTACCGTCTGCTGCTGAAAGGTGGTGGTTATGTGTGGGCAGAGACGGATGCATCGGTGGTGTACAACAACCAGACTGGGCAGCCCCAGAGTGTGGTCTGCATCAACTACATCCTAAG TGAGGTGGAGCTACCAGAGATGGTGTTCTCACTGCAGCAAATAGAACCGCTACTGAGGCCCTGTTACTCTGAACTTGAGGTGGGGCCCACCCTGCAGAATGAGGCCTATCCTGCAGCAGAGACAGCTGGTCATCTACGCAACACAAAAATACCAACTCCAG AACACAACAATGAGATCCAAACCTATGAGGGATATGCAGAGCTCAACCGAGAGGATCAAATGAACATGAACTCACTCTCT GAACTATGTGAGCTGGACCTGGACTCGTTGGCTCCATACATACCCATGGATGGAGAAGACTTCCTCCTTACTCCAGTTTTAGATGGGATCTTGGCCATGATAGAAGGTCCTGTTCTTCCATCTGGTTTGGAGGGCCATTGTTCCTTGGGGAAGTTCCCTATATCTGCTGGTTCTTTCACCACACTTCAAATGAAAGCCTTGCAGATAGAGCCCCCTTGTGACTCAGGGGGATCACATACAGTCAAAGAGTTCGG GGACTATATGAAGTCAGTCTATAGAGGAGGCAGTGCTGTATTCAAGGAGGGCCCTGACCATGCCGGATTGGAGGGCCTTGTCCCGAACAAACAGTGGAGTGAGAAACACATGTCCTGtagacatccacaggtactcatGACTGCTGCTGCTAGGCTGCCTTACCGGACCGTGGAATATTTCCCCATTCACCCACAAGATGGATCCACTTGCTTGTGTGGATCAAGGCAAGGGTTGTGGAAATACACACAGCAGCCCAAAATCCCAAGCACAGGCCTTCAGCCACCTACCAATCATATAGATGAGATGTCAACATMCCATGTTCCTTTCAGCCTGCCAGTACTGAGCAGGCTGGACTGTGAGGTCACTCTGGGGCCAACCAGCTGCCTGCTTCAGGGGTCAGAGATCACCTCAGTCCTGGACCAGGCCCCCTCCAGATTCTTACACATGACAACATGGGGCATAAATCAGCTCTCCACCCAATATGCCCATCCTTGTTACGCACCCAGATCAGCTATTGAAGTCAGCTCTGGCACATCCACATCGTATGCTGAATGGATAACATGA